Proteins from one Shewanella pealeana ATCC 700345 genomic window:
- the hrpB gene encoding ATP-dependent helicase HrpB has product MTSLPIHALLQPLRDAFSCCQQVILEAPTGAGKSTALPLDMLNWPEISGKILMLEPRRVAARNVAQFIAKQRGCELGTEVGYRVKGDTRVSANTRLEIVTEGVLTRMIQQDPELTGVDMVIFDEIHERHLTTDLGLALALEIQASFREDLKILAMSATLSGLPLAELMPDAKQLKSEGRSFPVEHAYSGVPNQSHWIEHMAKVIVASLQEHSQGSLLAFLPGQGEINKLHGILSSRLDSNVYVICPLYGSLSARAQDLAIAPAANGIRKVVLATNVAESSLTIDGITQVIDSGYKRQARFNPKTGVTRLSLKRISQASAAQRAGRAGRLMAGFCTRLWSQEEHGRLLKADEPEIVHSDLLSMVLDAAYWGVKSLNELPMLTQPSAANEDVSWRLLQTMAMVNESRSITQHGRQAHKLGCNPRLAHMLLMAKQSAEDNQDLNLGLLACILAGTLEARSRSRQGADISRYLLEALQGESSKQIRNWVKTLGLSALGQLDLAQVARNASSDDIAMLLALAYPDRIAKARGVTGYQLANGSGVELANEDALSGSPWLVVADLQETEGRSQAKVYLAAQLNPQLFDSELASLVLTQEYGGWDEVKGRFFAEKQQKIGEILLTKTPIHNVDKRLIKQAILEQIRLKGLALMNFNEACQQLQQRVALARQYCPEHGWPALDSDTLLNELDSWLAPYLDEVRSLAQLQQLDCYTLLLNLLPWELQQQLEGLLPRKWPMATGSSVKIEYDATGRALLSVRLQEALGMQQSPRLAQGKLVVTMELLSPAHRPLALTADLESFWQGPYEHVKKEMKGRYPRHLWPDDPANTQPTKFTKKKTFSSQ; this is encoded by the coding sequence GTGACATCTCTACCTATACATGCACTGCTACAACCACTGCGTGACGCATTTTCTTGTTGCCAGCAGGTGATCCTTGAGGCGCCAACTGGCGCGGGTAAGTCAACCGCTCTGCCGCTGGATATGCTTAACTGGCCAGAGATTAGCGGTAAAATATTGATGCTGGAGCCTAGGCGAGTGGCTGCGCGTAATGTGGCGCAATTTATTGCCAAGCAGCGAGGTTGTGAGCTGGGTACTGAGGTGGGTTACCGCGTCAAAGGTGACACCCGAGTCTCGGCCAATACTCGCTTAGAGATTGTCACCGAAGGGGTATTAACCCGAATGATCCAGCAAGACCCTGAGTTGACTGGGGTCGATATGGTGATCTTCGATGAAATCCATGAGCGTCACCTCACCACAGATCTCGGTCTGGCTCTCGCGCTAGAGATCCAAGCAAGCTTTCGCGAGGATTTAAAGATCCTCGCCATGTCTGCGACTCTGTCAGGTTTACCTCTGGCTGAGCTAATGCCTGACGCTAAACAGCTCAAAAGTGAAGGCCGCAGTTTTCCTGTTGAACACGCTTATAGTGGCGTTCCTAATCAGAGTCATTGGATTGAGCATATGGCTAAGGTGATAGTGGCCAGTCTACAGGAGCATAGCCAAGGCTCCTTGCTAGCCTTTTTGCCGGGACAGGGAGAGATTAATAAACTCCACGGCATACTGAGCTCACGCCTAGATTCAAATGTTTATGTCATCTGCCCACTGTATGGCAGCCTGAGTGCTAGGGCGCAAGATCTTGCGATAGCGCCTGCAGCAAACGGAATACGCAAGGTGGTGCTCGCGACTAACGTGGCCGAGTCGAGCTTAACCATAGATGGCATCACCCAAGTGATCGATTCTGGCTATAAGCGTCAGGCCAGATTCAATCCTAAAACCGGTGTCACCCGTTTATCGCTGAAGCGAATCAGTCAGGCATCGGCGGCGCAGCGCGCGGGTCGTGCGGGCCGCTTGATGGCCGGATTTTGTACTCGGCTGTGGAGCCAAGAAGAGCATGGCCGCTTACTCAAGGCCGATGAGCCAGAGATTGTCCACAGCGATCTGTTGTCTATGGTGCTAGACGCTGCCTATTGGGGCGTTAAATCACTTAATGAGCTGCCCATGCTCACCCAGCCATCAGCAGCAAATGAAGATGTAAGTTGGCGCTTACTTCAAACTATGGCCATGGTGAATGAGTCACGCTCTATTACTCAACATGGCAGGCAGGCACACAAGCTGGGTTGCAACCCAAGACTTGCACATATGTTATTAATGGCGAAACAAAGTGCAGAGGATAACCAAGATCTAAACTTGGGGCTGCTAGCCTGTATCTTAGCGGGAACGCTTGAGGCACGTAGCCGAAGTCGTCAAGGAGCTGATATCAGTCGCTACCTACTTGAGGCCCTGCAGGGCGAGTCGAGTAAGCAGATCCGTAACTGGGTCAAGACCTTAGGGTTATCGGCTCTGGGTCAGCTAGATTTAGCTCAAGTCGCACGTAATGCTAGCAGTGATGATATTGCCATGTTACTGGCGCTGGCTTACCCAGATAGAATTGCCAAGGCGCGAGGCGTGACAGGTTACCAATTGGCAAACGGTAGCGGCGTGGAACTGGCCAATGAGGATGCATTATCCGGTTCGCCTTGGTTAGTGGTTGCAGACCTGCAAGAAACAGAGGGGCGTAGCCAAGCTAAGGTATATCTAGCTGCGCAGCTTAATCCACAGTTGTTTGACTCTGAGCTGGCGTCTTTGGTGCTCACCCAAGAGTATGGTGGCTGGGATGAGGTAAAGGGGCGTTTCTTTGCCGAGAAGCAGCAAAAGATTGGCGAAATTTTATTAACTAAGACACCAATTCACAATGTTGATAAACGTCTTATCAAGCAGGCAATCCTAGAACAAATTAGGCTAAAAGGCTTGGCATTAATGAACTTTAATGAGGCTTGTCAGCAGCTGCAGCAGCGAGTGGCATTAGCCAGACAATATTGTCCAGAGCATGGCTGGCCAGCACTCGATAGTGACACTCTGTTAAATGAGCTTGATAGCTGGCTGGCGCCTTATTTAGATGAGGTGCGCAGTCTTGCACAATTGCAGCAATTAGATTGTTATACTCTGCTGCTTAATCTTTTGCCTTGGGAGTTGCAGCAGCAACTAGAAGGGTTACTTCCAAGAAAGTGGCCGATGGCCACAGGTTCTAGCGTTAAAATCGAGTATGATGCCACAGGTCGAGCGCTACTGAGTGTGAGGCTACAAGAGGCGTTAGGTATGCAGCAGAGTCCAAGGCTTGCTCAAGGCAAGTTGGTGGTCACTATGGAGCTATTGTCTCCGGCCCATAGGCCGCTGGCGTTAACAGCCGATCTTGAAAGCTTTTGGCAAGGGCCCTATGAGCATGTGAAGAAAGAGATGAAAGGGCGTTACCCAAGGCATTTATGGCCAGATGATCCAGCCAACACTCAACCGACCAAATTCACTAAAAAGAAGACGTTTAGCTCGCAATAA
- a CDS encoding porin, with amino-acid sequence MMMKKTLLATALVGMFASQGAVAADDSAELRKIIEQQQKVLQDLEKRLDETEKRVEKTADVVEESASESKSATTIGGYGELHYNNITDNKSGKDKKAIDFHRFVLFFGHEFTESTRFFSEVEIEHALSGDDKPGEVELEQAYIEHDFNEMFTGKAGLFLVPVGIINETHEPPTFYGVERNPVEKNILPATWWEAGAALNVKASPGLAFDGAITSGLKVDETYNIRGGRQKVAKADASDLAYTARVKYTGVTGLELAATAQYQSDLTQSKAGVDTASATLLTAHAIYSIQGFTVKALYAQWDIDGKEAEALGRDEQNGWYIEPSYRINESFGVFARYNEYDNNAGNSEDTKVEQTNLGINYWLHENVVFKADYEKVGGAKDADGFNLGVGYQF; translated from the coding sequence ATGATGATGAAAAAAACCTTACTTGCCACAGCGCTAGTTGGCATGTTCGCGTCTCAAGGTGCTGTCGCGGCAGATGATTCTGCTGAGCTACGAAAAATTATTGAGCAACAACAGAAAGTTCTTCAAGACCTAGAGAAGCGTCTAGATGAAACAGAGAAGCGCGTTGAAAAAACCGCTGACGTCGTTGAAGAATCGGCAAGTGAGTCAAAGAGCGCGACGACTATCGGTGGTTATGGTGAACTACACTACAACAACATCACTGATAACAAGTCTGGCAAAGATAAGAAAGCTATCGATTTTCACCGTTTTGTATTGTTCTTCGGTCATGAGTTTACCGAAAGCACACGTTTCTTCTCTGAGGTTGAAATTGAGCACGCACTTTCTGGTGACGATAAGCCAGGCGAAGTTGAGCTAGAGCAAGCGTATATCGAGCATGATTTCAATGAGATGTTTACCGGTAAAGCGGGTCTGTTCCTAGTACCAGTCGGTATTATTAACGAAACTCATGAGCCACCAACCTTCTACGGTGTTGAGCGTAACCCTGTTGAGAAAAACATCTTGCCTGCAACTTGGTGGGAAGCGGGTGCGGCACTTAATGTTAAAGCCTCTCCAGGTTTAGCATTCGACGGTGCTATCACATCAGGCCTTAAGGTTGATGAAACTTATAACATCCGTGGCGGCCGTCAAAAAGTGGCTAAAGCTGATGCGTCAGACCTTGCCTATACTGCTCGTGTTAAGTACACAGGCGTAACAGGTCTAGAGCTAGCCGCTACTGCCCAGTACCAGTCAGATCTAACTCAAAGCAAAGCGGGTGTCGATACGGCTTCGGCAACTTTGCTAACTGCTCACGCAATTTACTCAATCCAAGGTTTCACGGTTAAAGCGCTTTACGCTCAGTGGGACATCGACGGTAAAGAAGCTGAAGCATTAGGTCGTGATGAGCAAAACGGTTGGTACATTGAACCATCTTACCGCATCAATGAAAGCTTTGGTGTGTTTGCTCGCTACAACGAGTACGACAACAATGCAGGCAATAGTGAAGACACTAAAGTCGAGCAAACCAACCTAGGTATCAACTACTGGTTGCATGAGAATGTGGTATTTAAAGCTGACTATGAAAAAGTGGGCGGCGCTAAAGACGCTGACGGCTTTAACTTAGGCGTGGGTTACCAGTTCTAA
- a CDS encoding GNAT family N-acetyltransferase → MTVKIDVIHEEAQSVFDTLVDDLVDGVRQHNFAHMGPETSKPLAVVAHDDNNTSGKLIGGVAGRTIYDNFLINVLWVDEAARGSGLGRQLMQLAEIEAKSRGCTMAQVDTLSFQAPAFYQKLGFEIIGTVPSTDKSPARYFLLKKY, encoded by the coding sequence ATGACAGTTAAAATAGATGTGATCCACGAAGAGGCTCAGTCCGTGTTTGATACCTTGGTTGATGACTTGGTTGATGGAGTACGCCAACATAACTTTGCCCATATGGGACCAGAAACAAGTAAACCACTCGCGGTTGTCGCCCATGATGACAATAATACCAGTGGCAAGCTTATTGGCGGCGTTGCTGGGCGGACGATTTATGACAACTTTTTGATTAATGTGTTGTGGGTCGATGAAGCAGCCCGAGGCAGCGGCTTAGGTAGACAACTCATGCAACTAGCAGAAATTGAAGCTAAGAGCCGCGGCTGCACCATGGCACAAGTCGATACCCTCTCCTTTCAGGCTCCGGCCTTTTATCAAAAGCTTGGCTTTGAAATTATCGGTACCGTTCCCAGCACAGACAAAAGCCCAGCGCGTTATTTTTTATTGAAGAAGTATTAA
- the mrcB gene encoding penicillin-binding protein 1B → MTDKATPKAATKRAPAKKRATTRNPRAKKPAPKKAPKKAPSGWGKKIWSISWKLGLVLAVAVASYGIYLDQIIARKFEGQKWHLPAQVFSRSMALYPGAAVSHAQLMSELKLLGYRKVANPRQVGEFSASKTKIDLWRRPFLHPQGDQVEQRVMITFDSNGVVSVARNSDKRQLAVFHLEPVLLDRIITGDGEDRLFVPTDKIPKPIVNALILVEDRSFYEHHGVNPFAILRAAMVNISAGRTVQGGSTLTQQLAKNFFLSSERSLSRKLREALMAIIIDFRYEKDEILEAYLNEVYMGQDKARGVHGMGLASQFYFGRPIAELTVPQQAFLVAVIKGPSYYNPWRYPERAQERRDLVLRLLMEAGDLNVAQYQAAVESPLGLRKANKSVHQKLPAFFSVVKNELASRYGDALLKQSGVKVYTTLDPMAQEAAEKAVEKTLKQLGKNDESLQVGMVLTDKYSAGIAAMVGDKVPSYQGFNRAVEIRRPIGSLIKPFVYATALNQGDKYNLVSPLKDQPITLKNGQGKTWSPQNVDKKFRGEVPLLTAFKKSMNVPTVNLGMAIGVSSVATTLDKAGWREKIPEYPSMLLGAVNGSPLMVAQVFQTIADDGRYRHLNSVTTVLDANNQPLTASRPQASQAIPTASNYLVKYAMTQVVESGTAKRLGSSYPYVTLAGKTGTSNDSRDSWFAGFDERNVAAIWIGRDDNGKTGLYGSNGAMAVYQAFLSNRAPLSLRMAPVDGVVQGYFERDTGKAQEPQCANVVKVPALRESYQPVANCGEPLPWWKKLIGG, encoded by the coding sequence ATGACAGATAAAGCTACACCTAAAGCGGCCACTAAAAGAGCGCCTGCGAAGAAAAGAGCCACCACCAGAAATCCGAGAGCGAAAAAGCCAGCGCCAAAGAAAGCCCCGAAGAAAGCGCCTTCGGGGTGGGGTAAGAAGATCTGGTCTATTAGCTGGAAGCTTGGCTTAGTTTTAGCTGTGGCAGTCGCCTCTTATGGTATCTATCTCGACCAAATCATTGCCCGTAAGTTTGAAGGGCAGAAGTGGCATCTTCCGGCGCAGGTGTTTAGCCGCTCTATGGCGCTATATCCAGGAGCTGCGGTTAGTCATGCTCAGTTAATGTCTGAACTTAAGCTACTTGGCTATCGTAAGGTGGCCAATCCGCGTCAGGTGGGGGAGTTTTCCGCCTCTAAGACCAAGATTGATCTTTGGCGTCGACCATTTTTGCATCCTCAAGGAGATCAGGTTGAACAGAGAGTGATGATCACCTTCGACAGTAATGGTGTGGTCTCAGTTGCCCGTAACAGCGATAAGCGTCAACTAGCCGTGTTCCACCTCGAACCTGTGCTTCTGGACAGGATCATCACAGGTGACGGCGAAGACAGGCTATTTGTGCCGACCGATAAGATCCCTAAGCCTATCGTTAATGCGCTTATCTTAGTTGAAGACCGCAGTTTCTATGAGCATCATGGTGTTAATCCGTTTGCGATTCTGCGTGCGGCCATGGTGAATATCAGTGCCGGGCGAACGGTGCAAGGCGGCTCGACCTTGACCCAACAGTTAGCGAAGAACTTCTTCCTGTCTAGTGAGCGCTCGCTTAGCCGTAAATTGCGTGAAGCGCTGATGGCGATCATTATCGATTTTCGTTATGAAAAAGATGAGATCTTAGAAGCCTACCTCAATGAAGTGTACATGGGGCAAGACAAAGCCCGTGGCGTGCACGGTATGGGCTTAGCTTCACAGTTTTATTTTGGTCGACCAATCGCAGAGCTTACCGTACCGCAGCAGGCATTTTTGGTGGCGGTGATCAAAGGGCCTTCCTACTACAATCCATGGCGTTACCCTGAGCGCGCTCAAGAGCGACGCGATTTAGTATTGCGCTTGCTGATGGAGGCGGGCGATCTGAATGTGGCGCAGTATCAAGCTGCAGTCGAGTCGCCACTGGGACTAAGAAAAGCCAACAAGTCAGTGCACCAAAAGTTACCGGCCTTCTTCTCAGTAGTGAAGAATGAACTTGCCAGTCGCTATGGCGATGCCTTGTTGAAGCAATCAGGGGTTAAGGTCTACACCACGTTGGACCCTATGGCTCAAGAAGCCGCCGAGAAAGCTGTTGAAAAGACCTTGAAGCAGCTGGGTAAAAATGATGAGAGCTTGCAGGTCGGCATGGTACTAACCGATAAATACTCAGCTGGTATTGCCGCGATGGTAGGCGATAAAGTGCCTAGCTATCAGGGCTTTAACCGTGCCGTAGAAATTCGCAGACCCATAGGTTCGTTAATCAAACCTTTTGTCTATGCTACCGCGCTTAACCAAGGCGATAAGTACAATTTGGTGTCGCCGTTAAAAGATCAGCCAATTACCCTTAAAAATGGTCAAGGTAAGACCTGGTCGCCGCAGAACGTGGATAAGAAGTTCCGTGGTGAGGTGCCGCTGTTAACCGCATTTAAAAAGTCGATGAACGTGCCAACGGTAAACCTAGGCATGGCGATTGGAGTGAGTAGCGTGGCGACCACGCTGGACAAGGCGGGTTGGCGCGAGAAGATCCCTGAGTACCCATCTATGTTGCTCGGTGCGGTCAATGGCTCTCCCTTGATGGTGGCGCAGGTGTTCCAAACGATTGCCGATGATGGTCGTTATCGCCACTTGAACTCGGTGACTACGGTACTGGATGCGAATAATCAGCCACTAACGGCATCACGGCCTCAAGCGAGTCAAGCCATCCCTACCGCCAGTAATTACCTGGTTAAATATGCTATGACTCAAGTGGTTGAATCTGGTACGGCTAAACGCTTAGGTAGCTCATACCCATATGTCACCTTGGCGGGTAAAACGGGTACCAGTAATGACTCACGAGACTCTTGGTTTGCCGGCTTTGACGAACGAAATGTGGCGGCCATCTGGATTGGCCGTGATGATAACGGCAAGACCGGGCTCTACGGCAGTAATGGCGCCATGGCCGTCTATCAAGCCTTCTTAAGTAACCGTGCACCTCTTAGTCTTCGCATGGCGCCAGTCGATGGTGTAGTACAAGGTTACTTTGAGCGCGATACTGGCAAAGCGCAGGAGCCACAATGTGCCAATGTGGTAAAGGTGCCAGCCCTGAGAGAAAGTTATCAGCCAGTGGCTAATTGCGGCGAGCCACTGCCTTGGTGGAAGAAGCTGATTGGTGGTTAA
- a CDS encoding PepSY-associated TM helix domain-containing protein: protein MTRKHPSLRVKILRQLRPWHRRIGLFSTLLVIFIAVTGVLINHSNHLSLDSTQVKQAWLLDYYGIKAPTDVALYQTSPQTLLSTTNQLWLNDKLALEASEPILAAIAHKEMIVAIDSQHLYLLSAQGELFETQSLATGLPKDIEAIGQTDELWLKTATGLYLADSDLIEWTAAQPYAAIDWVKPIESPETAEFTQQMRASHLTWERVLLDLHSGRFFGSLGPWLMDLVALSLLIMAFTGVYIWLQQKPPRKKKTGLKEGPRS, encoded by the coding sequence ATGACCCGAAAACATCCAAGCCTTAGAGTCAAAATATTACGTCAACTTCGCCCATGGCATCGTAGAATAGGCCTATTCTCGACCCTGTTAGTGATCTTTATTGCCGTGACAGGGGTGCTAATAAACCATAGCAATCATCTCTCCCTCGACAGCACTCAAGTCAAGCAAGCTTGGTTACTGGATTACTATGGTATTAAAGCACCAACCGATGTAGCCCTTTATCAAACCAGCCCTCAGACGCTTCTCAGTACAACCAACCAGCTTTGGCTAAATGATAAATTGGCCTTAGAGGCTAGCGAGCCTATTTTGGCCGCCATCGCACATAAAGAGATGATAGTCGCCATCGATAGTCAGCATCTCTACCTACTCTCTGCTCAGGGGGAGTTATTCGAGACTCAAAGCCTTGCCACAGGCCTACCGAAAGACATAGAAGCCATCGGCCAAACCGACGAACTTTGGCTAAAAACCGCCACAGGCTTGTACCTAGCCGATAGCGACCTTATCGAATGGACAGCGGCTCAACCTTATGCAGCCATAGACTGGGTTAAACCTATAGAAAGCCCTGAAACCGCAGAATTTACTCAGCAAATGAGAGCGAGTCATTTAACTTGGGAGCGGGTACTGCTAGATCTTCATAGCGGCCGTTTCTTTGGCTCCTTAGGCCCTTGGCTCATGGATCTCGTGGCATTAAGTTTATTGATTATGGCGTTTACCGGAGTCTATATCTGGTTACAGCAAAAACCGCCAAGAAAGAAGAAAACAGGTTTAAAAGAAGGTCCTAGGTCCTAG
- a CDS encoding FMN-binding protein — MKLTIAIITLSLSLLTSVANARGTYQTPEEFITQAFNTPPPKSKVLWIDDETKEVIESILSHSFRKMRLRYWQQDNESVWIMDEIGKEAPITVGIHVKDGAISQTKVLVYRESRGDEVRHDFFTDQFKSAKLTPELKLDTHIDGITGATLSVRALTKLSRIALYLDGQLTTGN; from the coding sequence ATGAAGCTAACCATTGCCATCATCACCCTTAGCTTATCGCTATTGACTAGCGTGGCCAATGCCCGTGGAACTTATCAAACTCCTGAAGAATTTATCACTCAGGCCTTTAACACTCCTCCCCCAAAATCTAAGGTCCTATGGATTGATGACGAGACCAAAGAGGTTATTGAGTCGATTCTCTCCCATAGTTTTAGAAAGATGCGCCTACGCTATTGGCAGCAAGATAATGAAAGCGTATGGATCATGGATGAGATTGGCAAAGAGGCCCCCATTACCGTAGGCATTCACGTTAAAGACGGTGCCATCTCCCAGACTAAGGTATTGGTTTATAGAGAAAGTCGTGGTGATGAAGTCAGGCATGACTTTTTTACCGACCAGTTCAAATCAGCCAAACTCACCCCAGAACTCAAGCTCGATACCCATATCGACGGCATTACAGGTGCAACACTTTCAGTTAGAGCACTGACAAAACTTTCACGCATCGCTCTGTATTTGGATGGGCAACTCACCACTGGCAATTAG
- a CDS encoding sugar transporter, with amino-acid sequence MQQRLIAWAPVLLLALTAFVFVSTEFVPVGLLAALGQSFNMSAVAIGPMLTVYAAVVALASLPAVLLFARFERKQLLLGLMSVFIISHGICVWAPTYEILLTGRTGIALTHALFWAIAPALVVRLAPDGQGAKALSIFATGCVLALVLGIPLGRVIGQLVGWRSIFAIIGLLTLAMMLLLWRGLPNLPATHGGSWRSLPSIARNKALLWLYLLTMTLVTAHYSVYTYLEPLLQEHFGYSANITTMILLIFGAAGLIGSGLFSRYQGKYAQQLLIIAIAILGCCMAMLPFVASNIGLLLPLCILWGTGMMLMCLSLQSKALKLAPEATDVAMAIYSGLFNVGIGSGALLGSIIAAHYGVIQNGNWAALLIVLALMPLFFLLRARRAALAVH; translated from the coding sequence ATGCAACAGCGCCTTATCGCCTGGGCTCCGGTGCTTTTACTGGCGCTCACCGCCTTTGTTTTTGTCTCCACTGAATTTGTGCCTGTGGGGCTCTTAGCCGCCCTAGGCCAAAGCTTTAACATGAGCGCGGTTGCAATCGGTCCCATGTTGACGGTTTATGCCGCCGTGGTCGCGCTTGCATCCTTGCCAGCAGTGTTGCTGTTTGCCCGCTTCGAGCGTAAGCAGTTACTGCTAGGCTTAATGTCCGTTTTCATTATCAGTCATGGTATTTGCGTCTGGGCGCCGACCTATGAAATCTTGCTCACGGGCCGCACTGGCATAGCATTAACTCACGCACTATTTTGGGCAATCGCTCCAGCACTCGTGGTGCGCTTAGCTCCAGACGGCCAAGGCGCTAAAGCCTTAAGTATCTTTGCTACTGGCTGCGTACTGGCTCTTGTGCTTGGTATTCCTTTAGGGCGGGTGATAGGTCAGCTTGTTGGATGGCGCAGTATCTTCGCCATCATAGGTTTACTCACCTTAGCCATGATGTTGCTGCTGTGGCGCGGTCTACCTAATCTGCCCGCAACCCATGGCGGTAGCTGGCGTAGCCTACCCTCAATAGCACGTAATAAGGCTCTGCTATGGTTATATCTACTAACCATGACACTCGTGACGGCACACTACAGTGTTTACACTTATTTGGAGCCGTTACTGCAAGAACACTTTGGCTACTCGGCGAATATCACCACCATGATTCTGCTAATCTTTGGCGCTGCAGGTTTAATCGGTAGTGGGCTCTTTAGTCGCTATCAAGGCAAATATGCTCAACAACTATTGATCATAGCTATCGCCATTTTAGGCTGTTGCATGGCGATGCTGCCTTTTGTCGCTAGTAATATAGGGTTATTGCTGCCGCTATGTATCTTATGGGGCACGGGCATGATGTTGATGTGTCTATCTTTGCAGTCTAAAGCCTTAAAACTGGCGCCAGAAGCGACCGACGTTGCCATGGCTATCTACTCGGGCTTATTTAATGTGGGGATTGGTAGTGGCGCCCTGCTTGGCAGTATCATAGCCGCGCACTATGGCGTGATTCAAAATGGTAACTGGGCAGCGCTGTTAATTGTCCTCGCCTTGATGCCGCTGTTCTTCCTACTACGGGCTCGCCGAGCTGCACTGGCAGTTCACTAA